A part of Eremothecium sinecaudum strain ATCC 58844 chromosome VII, complete sequence genomic DNA contains:
- a CDS encoding putative endodeoxyribonuclease (Syntenic homolog of Ashbya gossypii AER277W; Syntenic homolog of Saccharomyces cerevisiae YMR262W), whose amino-acid sequence MAQLVDSHCHFTTVKQHRREVNNVKSDVIRRCIMSCNIYDWSAVRGEGDIIAFGVHPWYSHLFYIGLEKHSKDEHYRKVLKYSKDSDEVKELIKALPDPISLEEHIQGAKSDKFDQVKCIGEIGIDRLFRLPEDGFFNDLGDATARPRLTRVTVKVEHQVAVFRRMCQLAVETGLAVSIHAVKCQELLFNVCRDELGPYSSVTICLHSYMGSVEFVRNFWLRNFPYSRLFLSISFAINLQNKSSALELIKSVPLQCLLSETDLTIDTVPIEIQIVHLEKVLGIIQEAHSLKSLQDAKCLVYNNFCRLFHF is encoded by the coding sequence ATGGCTCAATTAGTAGACAGTCACTGCCACTTTACAACCGTTAAACAGCATAGAAGAGAAGTAAATAATGTTAAATCGGATGTGATTAGGCGATGCATAATGTCGTGTAATATTTACGACTGGTCAGCGGTTAGGGGGGAAGGAGACATTATTGCATTTGGCGTTCATCCTTGGTACTCACATTTATTCTATATAGGCTTGGAGAAACATAGCAAGGATGAGCACTATCGAAAAGTACTTAAGTACAGCAAGGATAGCGATGAGGTAAAGGAACTTATTAAGGCATTGCCGGATCCAATCAGCCTTGAAGAGCATATCCAGGGTGCAAAGTCTGACAAATTTGACCAGGTGAAATGTATAGGTGAGATTGGTATCGATAGGTTATTCCGTCTTCCTGAAGACGGCTTCTTTAACGACTTGGGCGACGCGACTGCAAGACCCCGATTGACTAGAGTTACTGTAAAAGTAGAACACCAGGTTGCTGTATTCCGTCGCATGTGCCAGTTGGCTGTGGAAACTGGTTTGGCTGTTTCTATACACGCGGTTAAGTGCCAAGAACTGCTGTTCAATGTCTGTAGAGACGAGTTGGGGCCTTATTCTTCTGTCACAATATGTTTACATTCTTATATGGGAAGTGTAGAGTTTGTGCGTAATTTCTGGCTACGAAATTTCCCATATAGCAGGCTATTTCTAAGTATATCATTTGCTATTAATCTCCAAAACAAATCTTCAGCGTTGGAACTTATCAAATCCGTGCCATTGCAGTGTCTATTAAGCGAAACAGACCTTACAATTGATACTGTACCGATTGAGATACAAATAGTGCATCTAGAAAAGGTGCTTGGTATTATTCAAGAGGCACATAGTCTAAAATCGCTTCAAGATGCCAAGTGTTTAGTATATAACAATTTCTGTAGACTTTTTCATTTCTGA
- the SAP30 gene encoding Sap30p (Syntenic homolog of Ashbya gossypii AER278W; Syntenic homolog of Saccharomyces cerevisiae YMR263W (SAP30)), which produces MPPKGQNSNSESESRTRSTTGYHATSMGSSGAANTRSSGKQRLTVAQQQYLKDLVRLHVHNNHEENFAPVHPLEFEEDSDDFLRRYKDRHQLPVKDNMTLQGFLLGSELGMRTYSYKKNNSSLPDGRVTKKELAEEVKKHFISTVVKEAECVPAFIYKVKNSKKQFRMEFRG; this is translated from the coding sequence ATGCCTCCTAAGGGTCAAAACTCTAACTCTGAGTCAGAATCAAGGACCAGGAGTACAACTGGTTATCATGCTACTTCGATGGGCTCTTCCGGAGCTGCCAATACTCGTTCCAGCGGCAAGCAGAGATTGACTGTTGCCCAACAACAATATTTAAAGGATCTCGTTAGATTACATGTGCATAACAACCATGAAGAAAATTTTGCCCCGGTCCATCCTTTAGAGTTTGAGGAAGATTCAGATGACTTTTTACGTCGGTATAAGGATCGTCATCAATTGCCAGTTAAAGATAATATGACTCTCCAAGGATTCTTGTTGGGATCAGAATTAGGCATGCGTACGTATTCATACAAAAAGAATAATTCATCACTGCCTGATGGTAGGGTCACAAAGAAGGAGTTGGCAGAAGAAGTTAAAAAGCATTTCATTTCTACTGTTGTTAAGGAAGCGGAGTGTGTGCCGGCATTTATTTATAAGGTGAAGAATTCGAAAAAACAATTTCGGATGGAATTTAGGGGCTAA
- a CDS encoding HGR065Wp (Syntenic homolog of Ashbya gossypii AER279W; Syntenic homolog of Saccharomyces cerevisiae YMR264W (CUE1) and YML101C (CUE4)), with amino-acid sequence MDESTIVFIIALIISFFFIKWFIQSDSHPSAQQALQSTTTTATTTSSNRRNTNSNRAPRRRRRPVNDDMVEIVQTLAPQLHPERIRYDLELSGSVEATVERYLRGEEFPFPPGYMSPEAPASEPREQHQHEPSDPRKQSSIRPDDLISKYNVDLQADMSALEYNDLSIEERKKFLVWKARKRMEEVLNKDEDLGSLLN; translated from the coding sequence ATGGATGAGTCCACGATTGTATTCATCATAGCGCTTATAATAagtttcttcttcattaaaTGGTTTATACAGTCAGACTCACATCCTTCTGCCCAACAGGCGCTACAGTCGACTACAACAACAGCCACGACTACATCATCCAATAGAAGAAATACTAATTCTAATAGGGCCCCAAGACGTAGAAGAAGACCTGTAAACGATGATATGGTTGAGATTGTGCAAACTTTGGCCCCTCAGTTGCATCCTGAAAGGATCAGATACGATTTGGAATTATCAGGTTCAGTTGAGGCCACAGTTGAGCGTTACTTAAGAGGAGAGGAATTCCCATTTCCACCTGGGTATATGTCCCCGGAGGCTCCTGCTTCAGAGCCACGTGAGCAGCATCAGCATGAACCTAGCGATCCCCGTAAGCAAAGCAGCATAAGACCTGACGATTTGATATCTAAATACAATGTTGATTTGCAAGCCGATATGTCAGCCCTTGAGTACAACGACTTGTCCATTGAAGAGCGTAAAAAGTTCCTGGTATGGAAGGCAAGAAAACGTATGGAAGAGGTCTTGAATAAGGATGAAGATTTAGGGTCTTTATTAAACTGA
- the CAC2 gene encoding Cac2p (Syntenic homolog of Ashbya gossypii AER280C; Syntenic homolog of Saccharomyces cerevisiae YML102W (CAC2)), which produces MLETKTLQIYWHESQPIYSLTFQPSKGPHGSSIPRLVTAGGDNKVRVWQLNTQKDTCNKIESIDFMCSLVQHEQAVNVARFNPNGDILATAGDDGLLLTWEKNESIIKEFGVEDEEFEDFKESWRIKSKLRAGSATGPSEIYDLAWSPCGKYIVTGSMDNNVRIYNVEEKVCCAQVSDHNHYVQGVVWDPQNEYIISQSADRSVHIYKIIRDANDNLINGLKLHHKITKGELPKRAEGENCRMLQFADVRSSYLFHNETLPSFFRRPAISPCGNVLCVPAGIFKTSGEEPSVGNNEFANAVYIYTRSSLKHKQSTPVMALPFLRKPALVVKFCPTAYELQENSTAWLKLPYKLVFAVATSTEVFIYDTENERPIAIIGNLHYNPLTDLTWSKTGDMLMVSSTDGFCSCSSLNTDLFGVTYKEELNTRYVGIEHMNKRSASSSCKSKTPIRGTPPKKQQTLAEVTQNLVTIGGSLINTEQKVKQKRRIQPTLVADKKDSA; this is translated from the coding sequence ATGTTGGAAACGAAGACTTTACAAATATACTGGCATGAATCACAGCCGATATATTCGCTCACATTTCAGCCTTCGAAAGGACCACATGGCTCAAGCATCCCAAGGTTAGTTACTGCAGGTGGGGACAATAAGGTTCGTGTGTGGCAATTAAATACTCAAAAGGACACTTGTAATAAGATTGAATCAATTGACTTTATGTGCTCTTTAGTTCAACATGAGCAAGCTGTTAACGTTGCTCGTTTCAATCCTAACGGAGATATTTTAGCAACTGCAGGCGATGATGGGCTATTATTGACTTGGGAGAAAAATGAATCAATTATTAAAGAATTTGGtgttgaagatgaagaatTTGAAGACTTTAAAGAATCATGGCGTATCAAGAGTAAATTGCGGGCTGGATCTGCGACGGGTCCATCAGAGATTTATGATTTAGCATGGTCGCCCTGTGGGAAATATATTGTGACAGGTTCAATGGATAATAATGTTCGTATTTATAATGTTGAGGAAAAAGTTTGTTGCGCCCAAGTTTCTGACCATAACCATTATGTACAGGGAGTTGTTTGGGATCCTCAAAATGAGTATATTATATCACAGTCTGCTGATCGGTCAGTGCATATATATAAGATAATCAGAGATGCAAACGATAACCTCATTAATGGACTGAAATTGCACCATAAGATTACTAAAGGAGAGCTACCAAAGCGTGCTGAAGGTGAAAATTGCAGAATGCTCCAATTTGCCGATGTAAGATCGTCGTATTTGTTCCATAACGAGACCCTTCCGTCCTTTTTTAGGAGGCCTGCGATATCTCCCTGTGGGAACGTTTTATGCGTACCAGCAGGGATATTCAAAACTAGTGGCGAGGAACCTAGTGTAGGCAACAATGAGTTCGCTAATGCcgtatatatatatacgCGATCATCATTGAAGCATAAGCAAAGCACGCCCGTAATGGCTCTTCCATTCCTTCGCAAACCGGCCCTTGTGGTGAAGTTCTGCCCTACCGCCTATGAATTACAAGAAAACTCTACTGCATGGCTAAAGTTACCATATAAGCTAGTTTTTGCGGTTGCAACAAGTACTGAAGTTTTCATATATGACACTGAAAACGAAAGGCCGATAGCTATTATTGGCAATCTTCATTACAATCCTTTAACAGATTTAACATGGTCCAAAACTGGAGATATGCTGATGGTTTCATCAACAGACGGCTTCTGTTCTTGCTCATCACTAAATACAGATCTCTTTGGGGTAACTTATAAGGAAGAACTAAATACTAGATATGTCGGCATAGAGCATATGAATAAGAGATCAGCCTCTTCAAGTTGTAAGTCTAAAACTCCAATAAGAGGAACACCGCCTAAAAAACAGCAGACGCTGGCTGAAGTAACGCAGAATTTAGTAACTATAGGCGGCTCATTGATTAATACGGAACAGAAAGTAAAACAAAAAAGAAGAATACAACCCACGCTGGTTGCTGATAAAAAAGATAGTGCGTGA